A genomic stretch from Trichocoleus sp. includes:
- a CDS encoding PD-(D/E)XK nuclease family protein — translation MSLTNLLTGWTVPQKVQETHIRKYSTTGDILSFKRCRRQYGFFGVRGFSSATATQRYFGNLVHDVLDQINRNYRLNPVLPDHVEVTELTGKAHERLIRSGVRPYNAKQQKELATKLIHRFVVLIGHQFFPYVRKTEYRLERALKTHTNLDYILDGVVDVLSGAVSHALDLPFSTEPDDVEIWDYKSGKMPDKNSREMRDYQYQMRVYAELYRQQTGEYPARCALVFVGELGEDTRWNDQRPYLGDYPRLIYTIHPNPNHIQAAMQDFHETVEAIEAERAKPYGDQWQPPEHKVDKDTCTACELRFRCDGFSDSQRQRAEAL, via the coding sequence ATGAGTCTAACTAATTTGTTGACAGGGTGGACAGTGCCTCAGAAAGTTCAAGAGACTCATATTCGCAAATACTCAACTACTGGAGATATATTGTCGTTCAAGCGTTGTAGACGACAATATGGTTTCTTTGGAGTTCGTGGTTTCAGCAGTGCAACCGCAACTCAACGATATTTTGGAAATTTAGTTCACGATGTCTTGGATCAGATTAACCGGAACTACCGCTTAAACCCTGTATTACCAGATCACGTTGAAGTTACAGAGTTAACAGGGAAAGCACATGAACGGTTAATTCGTTCTGGAGTACGTCCTTATAACGCAAAACAACAAAAGGAGCTTGCGACTAAGTTAATCCATCGATTTGTTGTTCTAATCGGACACCAGTTCTTTCCTTACGTTAGAAAGACGGAATATCGGTTAGAACGTGCTTTAAAGACGCACACTAATTTAGATTACATCTTAGACGGAGTTGTAGACGTACTATCTGGAGCAGTTTCTCATGCGCTGGATTTGCCTTTTAGTACTGAGCCTGATGATGTCGAAATTTGGGATTATAAATCAGGTAAGATGCCGGACAAGAATTCGCGGGAGATGCGAGATTATCAGTACCAGATGCGAGTTTATGCGGAACTTTATCGTCAGCAAACAGGAGAATACCCGGCTCGTTGTGCCCTCGTGTTTGTAGGTGAACTAGGAGAAGATACTCGGTGGAATGACCAACGACCTTACTTAGGGGATTATCCTCGATTGATTTACACAATTCACCCGAATCCAAACCACATTCAAGCAGCAATGCAAGATTTTCACGAGACGGTTGAGGCTATTGAAGCTGAACGTGCTAAACCTTATGGTGATCAGTGGCAACCACCTGAACACAAAGTTGACAAAGATACCTGCACTGCATGTGAATTACGTTTTAGATGTGATGGATTCTCAGATAGCCAGCGACAGCGAGCAGAGGCGTTATAG
- a CDS encoding DNA sulfur modification protein DndB has translation MELVLRAVLVQRGVLNEHQSYVASLLFGDIARLLDVGCLYVPNDPELPDFAQRKPNPVRVKTIAQYILETYEDGSTFFPAICLNVQPRPIYRDGSIVLPYHSVSLRLTDGQHRCFGIRQALKNVEDDPIKEAALAQLELGALIYAGLPLEQERQAFRDQNLLVQRPSVSLAHTFDQRSPTVLIARVLLDLVPQFSNNVEMVENGLGKHNPKLMTFSTLVTATQHMFPNLRSRNNLESRSDWATTFWTVVASTLPDNPWRVVSKKERDRQRQETLTVTAVVIQALGLVARDLYVEGVPDEDLMKRLSRLREINWHREDPFWRERGVTQTGAKGDPIIQNTRTTVDACHRVLREFVGVVPTACVV, from the coding sequence ATGGAACTCGTTCTTCGAGCGGTACTTGTGCAGCGCGGGGTATTGAATGAGCACCAGAGTTATGTTGCTAGTCTCCTTTTTGGTGATATTGCCCGATTACTAGATGTTGGATGTCTATATGTGCCTAACGATCCAGAGCTACCTGACTTTGCTCAGCGGAAGCCTAACCCAGTCAGGGTCAAGACGATCGCTCAGTATATTCTGGAAACCTATGAAGATGGCAGTACCTTCTTCCCAGCCATCTGCCTCAATGTCCAACCGCGACCAATTTATCGGGATGGTAGCATCGTGCTGCCCTACCATTCTGTAAGCTTGCGACTGACCGATGGACAACACCGCTGTTTTGGAATTCGTCAGGCCCTCAAGAATGTAGAGGATGATCCAATTAAGGAGGCTGCTTTGGCTCAGTTAGAGTTGGGAGCTTTGATCTATGCTGGACTGCCTCTGGAACAAGAGCGGCAAGCATTCCGGGATCAAAACTTGCTGGTACAGCGTCCGAGCGTGTCTTTGGCTCACACTTTTGATCAGCGATCGCCAACAGTACTGATTGCTAGAGTTCTTCTAGACCTAGTTCCACAGTTTAGTAACAATGTGGAGATGGTTGAAAACGGGCTTGGCAAACACAATCCTAAACTGATGACGTTTTCAACGCTAGTGACTGCAACTCAGCACATGTTTCCAAATTTAAGGTCAAGGAATAATTTAGAATCCCGGAGTGATTGGGCAACAACATTTTGGACTGTGGTTGCCTCTACTTTACCGGATAATCCTTGGAGGGTAGTCAGCAAGAAGGAGCGCGATCGCCAAAGGCAGGAGACTTTAACAGTGACAGCCGTTGTAATTCAGGCTCTGGGGTTAGTGGCACGCGATTTATATGTAGAGGGTGTTCCTGATGAGGACTTGATGAAGCGATTGTCCAGGTTACGGGAGATCAACTGGCATCGGGAAGACCCCTTCTGGCGAGAAAGGGGCGTAACACAAACCGGAGCCAAGGGTGATCCCATCATTCAAAACACGCGAACCACTGTAGATGCTTGTCATCGGGTACTACGCGAGTTCGTAGGGGTCGTTCCCACTGCTTGTGTTGTTTGA
- a CDS encoding CopG family transcriptional regulator, translating into MRTPGKKNQKGQPEKYSEMKKRVNFTLTPTGLARLEDLAFQRQLSKSEFIEQVVRGEIPVQ; encoded by the coding sequence ATGCGTACACCAGGAAAGAAGAATCAGAAAGGACAACCGGAAAAATACAGCGAGATGAAAAAACGAGTGAACTTTACTCTCACACCTACAGGCCTTGCTCGATTGGAAGATTTAGCATTCCAAAGGCAACTTTCAAAATCAGAATTCATTGAGCAAGTTGTTAGAGGTGAAATCCCTGTGCAATAG